The Megalobrama amblycephala isolate DHTTF-2021 linkage group LG7, ASM1881202v1, whole genome shotgun sequence genome window below encodes:
- the LOC125271097 gene encoding polymeric immunoglobulin receptor-like: MRAAIFIFIFITLCLISGQVVCFKVIGCAGGSLMFKCTYKNQNDQHEGKYFCRDENCKVGISSKLQNRWDYNGRFALYDDENSRFFTVFFKNLSREDHGKYTCGNTQKWSRDVDLEVKKESCGTSVIRDEYVGQTITFHCEFDHKFKSRTKVFYRLKEGPVHVLNSSQSSQSSEEKIILSDSRKDHFTVTIRDISADDGGVYLCGVERYGSDPSITHISFIKEIQLNVYSGIASVQVQAYSSKSVFITCKFPQKFRRNKKFIQKDSSQKIIVDEQNQWVHHDQVHMYDDSSEGLLKVFIRDLNLDDERTYKCGVNISDLLTEVKLSVNQVDHFRASSKASAVIGGSVNLTCDFPEKHGETFKHICRENEQKICESISSSEQKRFEFSVSSAGVFTVIISNVSERDAGVYWCGAETRDTHLTSVSLTNQHQLTVTMPPVVGREGDSSEIKCPYNEKHSREVKHLCKRKCFTEGAQKIIKSDESHVNKKISVKDDRELNLFTVTLSELRAEDAGIYWCAVRDEFNLHTELMIVMKDAVTREASVGGSVSISCQFFRNHKSLQRSFCRGDQPNICVRDGVRVSSNTRTNGRFSLTDETSAGVFTVNITDLTEEDSGKYWCAEESSGSFIFTEVHLHVNRGSSMIVAVSVGLILLAVCLALVLLKIKYNRKHGIISSSDRRETGDRDMAQEEIQGSDPASTPLDSAAQLPTNPSDGLLYAAVSFQKREESGVHCSVSKEEIHSDYASVKHSITPN, encoded by the exons ATGAGGGCTgccatcttcatcttcatcttcatcactcTCTGCCTGATCTCAG GTCAGGTAGTTTGTTTCAAGGTGATTGGATGCGCTGGAGGGAGTTTGATGTTCAAGTGCACATACAAGAACCAGAATGATCAGCATGAAGGGAAGTATTTCTGCAGAGACGAGAACTGTAAAGTGGGCATCAGTTCTAAACTTCAGAACCGCTGGGATTATAACGGAAGATTCGCTCTGTATGATGATGAAAACAGCAGATTCTTCACAGTGTTTTTTAAGAACCTCAGCagagaggatcatgggaaatatACATGTGGAAACACTCAGAAATGGAGTCGTGATGTTGATTTAGAGGTGAAGAAAG AGTCTTGTGGGACGTCTGTTATACGGGACGAGTATGTTGGACAAACGATCACTTTCCACTGTGAATTTGATCATAAGTTTAAATCACGCACCAAAGTCTTCTACAGACTGAAAGAGGGTCCTGTCCATGTGCTGAACAGCTCACAATCATCACAATCATCTGAGGAGAAGATCATTCTGTCTGACAGTCGTAAAGATCATTTTACTGTGACCATTAGAGACATTTCTGCAGACGACGGAGGAGTTTATTTATGTGGAGTGGAGAGATACGGATCAGATCCATCAATTACTCACATATCCTTCATTAAAGAGATTCAGCTGAATGTTTACA GTGGAATCGCTTCTGTCCAGGTTCAGGCCTACTCCAGTAAATCAGTCTTCATCACGTGTAAATTTCCACAAAAGTTCAGAAGAAACAAGAAATTCATCCAGAAAGATTCATCACAGAAGATTATTGTTGATGAACAGAATCAATGGGTCCATCATGATCAAGTTCACATGTATGATGATTCCAGTGAAGGACTTCTGAAGGTTTTTATCAGGGATTTAAACCTAGATGATGAAAGGACATATAAGTGTGGAGTAAATATCTCTGATCTTTTAACTGAGGTTAAACTTTCAGTAAATCAAG TTGATCATTTTCGTGCATCAAGTAAAGCATCTGCTGTTATTGGTGGAAGTGTGAATCTCACCTGCGATTTCCCTGAGAAACACGGCGAGACCTTCAAACACATCTGCAGAGAGAACGAGCAGAAGATATGTGAGAGCATCAGttcatcagagcagaaacgcTTTGAGTTTTCTGTCAGTTCAGCAGGAGTTTTTACAGTGATCATCAGTAATGTGAGCGAGAGAGATGCTGGAGTTTACTGGTGTGGAGCAGAAACCAGAGACACACATCTGACTTCTGTCTCTCTCACCAATCAACATCAACTCACTGTGACCA TGCCTCCAGTGGTCGGACGTGAAGGAGATTCATCAGAGATCAAATGCCCTTATAATGAAAAACATTCAAGAGAAGTAAAGCATCTTTGCAAAAGAAAGTGTTTCACTGAAGGTGctcaaaaaataattaaatcagaTGAATCCCATGTTAATAAAAAGATTTCAGTAAAGGATgatcgtgaactcaatctcttCACTGTGACCTTGAGTGAGCTGAGAGCAGAGGATGCTGGGATATACTGGTGTGCAGTGAGAGATGAGTTTAATCTTCACACTGAACTCATGATCGTCATGAAAGATG CGGTCACTCGTGAAGCGTCTGTCGGAGGATCAGTGTCCATCAGCTGTCAGTTCTTCAGGAATCACAAGAGTCTCCAGAGGTCGTTTTGCAGAGGAGATCAGCCGAACATCTGTGTCCGAGATGGAGTTCGTGTTTCATCGAATACGAGAACAAATGGCCGATTCTCTCTGACTGATGAAACCTCAGCTGGAGTCTTTACTGTGAACATCACCGATCTGACAGAAGAGGATTCTGGGAAATACTGGTGCGCAGAGGAGAGTTCTGGGTCATTCATATTCACTGAAGTTCATCTACATGTGAACAGAG GCTCTTCTATGATAGTTGCTGTTTCTGTGGGTTTGATCCTGCTGGCTGTGTGTTTAGCGCTCGTGttgctcaaaataaaatacaaccgTAAACACG GAATCATTTCATCATCAGACAGAAGAGAGACAGGAGATCGTGATATG GCTCAAGAAGAGATTCAAGGCTCAGATCCTGCATCAACTCCTCTCGATTCGGCAGCACagttacccacaaacccctctgatggGCTCCTCTACGCTGCTGTCAGTTTCCAGAAGCGTGAAGAGTCTGGTGTGCACTGTAGCGTCAGTAAGGAGGAGATTCACTCTGATTATGcatctgtcaaacacagcatcACGCCAAACTAA